In the genome of Nonlabens sp. MB-3u-79, one region contains:
- a CDS encoding DUF4920 domain-containing protein — MKQFILGLFAISLLVGCKEQKQEEEMPAINDEQVQEMAYMDYGAEFSNNDVIDAMELGAMYQTMKVGDTAAVKVKGIIAEVCVNKGCWIKMPVGDASATVKFKDYAFFLPKNGQGKEVVLNGKAFKNITPVEELRHYAEDAGKSKEEIAAITEEEITLSFVADGALVEKFDNPDVEEAAKTEE; from the coding sequence ATGAAACAGTTCATTTTAGGATTATTTGCAATTTCTTTATTAGTAGGATGCAAAGAACAGAAACAAGAAGAAGAAATGCCGGCCATCAATGACGAGCAGGTTCAAGAAATGGCTTACATGGATTACGGAGCTGAGTTTTCTAACAATGACGTCATCGACGCTATGGAATTAGGAGCTATGTATCAAACTATGAAAGTAGGCGACACTGCAGCTGTAAAAGTAAAAGGAATCATTGCAGAGGTATGCGTAAATAAAGGTTGCTGGATTAAAATGCCAGTAGGAGATGCATCTGCGACAGTGAAATTTAAAGATTATGCTTTTTTTCTTCCTAAGAACGGTCAAGGAAAAGAAGTTGTGTTAAATGGGAAAGCATTTAAAAACATCACTCCTGTGGAAGAACTACGTCATTATGCTGAGGATGCTGGAAAATCTAAAGAAGAAATCGCAGCAATTACAGAAGAAGAAATTACCTTGAGCTTTGTAGCCGATGGTGCTCTTGTAGAGAAGTTTGACAATCCAGATGTAGAAGAAGCTGCAAAAACAGAAGAATAA
- the mnmD gene encoding tRNA (5-methylaminomethyl-2-thiouridine)(34)-methyltransferase MnmD — MKREIMTTGDGSKTIHMPDLNEQYHSKHGALQEALHVFIQTGMEYFLEVTLSRKRNFHQEPLQILEYGFGTGLNAMLTAQHKSNTPIVYTAVEAFPINEEEVSAMDYGQFLNDQQLYKSMHQSGWEEDQEITSYFTLCKKQKTFENIANEDQFDLIYFDAFGPRTQPELWTEAIFNAAYKALKSGGVLTTYCAAGQVRRNMQSAGFTVERLPGPPGKREMLRATKNEVSPIIDQHSNQ, encoded by the coding sequence ATGAAGCGTGAGATCATGACTACCGGCGATGGATCAAAAACCATTCATATGCCTGATCTCAATGAACAATACCATTCCAAACACGGCGCCTTGCAAGAGGCGCTTCATGTTTTTATACAAACCGGAATGGAATATTTTTTAGAAGTCACGCTTTCGCGAAAGCGAAACTTCCATCAAGAACCTCTACAGATTCTAGAATATGGTTTTGGAACTGGGCTTAATGCCATGCTAACAGCTCAGCATAAATCCAATACACCTATAGTTTATACTGCGGTAGAGGCTTTTCCTATTAATGAGGAAGAAGTTAGCGCTATGGATTACGGTCAGTTTTTAAACGATCAGCAATTGTACAAATCCATGCATCAATCTGGCTGGGAGGAAGATCAAGAGATCACCTCTTATTTTACTTTGTGTAAAAAGCAAAAAACTTTTGAAAACATTGCAAATGAGGATCAATTTGACTTGATCTATTTTGATGCTTTTGGGCCGCGCACTCAACCAGAATTATGGACAGAAGCTATTTTTAACGCCGCATATAAGGCATTAAAGAGTGGGGGTGTTTTAACCACTTATTGTGCTGCTGGACAAGTGCGACGCAATATGCAAAGTGCTGGATTTACCGTAGAGCGTTTGCCTGGACCACCGGGAAAAAGAGAAATGCTAAGGGCGACAAAAAATGAAGTGTCCCCAATTATAGATCAGCATTCAAATCAATAA
- a CDS encoding aminoacyl-histidine dipeptidase, translated as MSKEVREQQPQLLWNHFADLNAVPRPSKKEERVRAFMVDFGKSLDLEVIEDAIGNVIIRKPATSGMEDRESIIMQSHLDMVHQKNNDTDFDFLTQGIDMFVKGDIIKARGTTLGADNGIGVAAIMAVLSSTDIAHPAIEALFTVDEETGMTGAKELDTTILTSKILLNLDTEEDDEIDIGCAGGVDVTATKTYKLEPVFDHYISKKIMVKGLNGGHSGMDIIKGLGNANKLITRLLDAMQKRGAVHFQSLKGGSLRNAIPREAEAVISLPESDWEQMWNTFNRCKDAILDEYAALEENLTISIEAVENTEVLTESDSRELVYCLLGIHNGVYRMSPDIDGLVETSNNLARVTLEKGELQIACLTRSSVKSSKTDLSSSIVAVMKLAQMDTKLSGDYPGWQPNASSAMLDITKAKYTELFDHEPRVVACHAGLECGLLGERYPGLDMISFGPNIRRAHSPDEYVEITSVQKFWKLLLEVLKEIPKA; from the coding sequence ATGTCTAAAGAAGTAAGAGAACAACAACCCCAATTACTATGGAACCATTTTGCAGATTTAAATGCTGTACCACGACCTTCTAAAAAAGAAGAACGTGTTCGAGCATTTATGGTAGATTTTGGTAAATCACTTGATCTAGAAGTGATAGAAGATGCTATAGGTAATGTCATTATTAGAAAACCTGCTACGTCAGGAATGGAGGATCGCGAGAGTATCATCATGCAATCACACCTAGACATGGTGCATCAAAAGAATAATGATACCGATTTTGATTTCTTAACTCAAGGAATTGATATGTTTGTTAAAGGAGATATCATCAAAGCTAGAGGAACTACTTTAGGGGCAGATAATGGTATAGGGGTTGCAGCAATCATGGCAGTACTTTCCTCAACTGACATTGCACATCCAGCAATAGAAGCTCTGTTTACGGTAGACGAAGAAACTGGAATGACCGGAGCAAAGGAACTGGATACAACCATTCTTACCTCAAAAATTCTATTGAACCTAGATACAGAAGAGGATGACGAGATAGACATAGGTTGTGCTGGTGGTGTAGATGTCACAGCTACAAAAACCTATAAGCTAGAGCCTGTTTTTGATCATTATATATCTAAAAAAATCATGGTTAAAGGCCTTAATGGTGGTCATAGTGGTATGGATATTATAAAAGGATTGGGTAATGCAAATAAATTGATTACTCGTCTTTTAGATGCTATGCAAAAAAGAGGTGCGGTACATTTTCAATCTTTAAAAGGTGGTAGCTTAAGAAATGCGATTCCGCGAGAAGCTGAAGCAGTAATTAGTTTACCTGAAAGCGACTGGGAGCAAATGTGGAACACTTTTAACAGATGTAAAGATGCGATTCTAGACGAGTATGCAGCTCTAGAAGAGAATCTTACGATATCCATAGAAGCTGTAGAAAATACTGAAGTGCTTACCGAAAGTGATAGCCGTGAGCTGGTATACTGCTTATTGGGAATTCATAATGGTGTATACCGTATGAGTCCAGATATTGATGGTCTTGTAGAAACTTCTAACAACCTAGCTCGAGTAACTTTAGAAAAAGGGGAACTGCAGATTGCTTGTTTGACAAGATCCTCTGTAAAAAGTTCTAAGACTGATCTTTCTTCCAGTATCGTTGCTGTAATGAAGCTTGCGCAAATGGACACCAAACTCTCAGGGGATTATCCAGGATGGCAACCTAATGCCAGCAGTGCTATGTTAGATATTACCAAAGCAAAATATACAGAACTGTTCGATCATGAACCTAGAGTGGTAGCCTGTCACGCAGGACTAGAATGTGGTCTCTTAGGAGAGCGTTATCCTGGACTGGACATGATATCCTTTGGGCCAAATATAAGAAGAGCACACAGTCCAGATGAGTATGTAGAAATCACATCAGTACAGAAGTTTTGGAAACTTCTTTTAGAAGTTTTAAAAGAGATTCCTAAAGCTTAA
- a CDS encoding ABC transporter ATP-binding protein, with the protein MIRLENIQVGYGHCVVAEHAGDLAFAKAKLISIIGTNGSGKSTLLRAIASGQHLINGKVLLENQNWRDFTTLERSKYISIVLTERAFSYFLSVRELLELSRAPYTNYIGKLSDVDHEIINDVLESFDLKGLESRRAGTLSDGQLQRVLIARAIVQDTAYILMDEPSSHLDINHKADLLLLLRDYCHEKGKTIIYATHEIQLALSLSDEVVSIHKGIIAHQSTFDFMASNQLQSIFPSKNVIFENGKMAFRFE; encoded by the coding sequence ATGATTCGACTAGAAAACATACAAGTAGGATATGGTCATTGTGTTGTGGCAGAGCATGCTGGTGATCTCGCTTTCGCGAAAGCGAAACTCATATCCATTATAGGAACTAATGGATCAGGAAAATCTACTTTATTAAGAGCCATAGCTAGTGGACAGCACCTCATCAACGGAAAGGTTCTCTTAGAAAATCAAAACTGGAGGGATTTTACTACACTAGAACGATCCAAATATATCTCCATAGTCCTCACCGAAAGGGCCTTTAGCTATTTCTTAAGTGTTAGAGAGTTATTGGAGTTAAGTCGTGCACCTTACACTAACTATATAGGCAAACTTAGTGATGTAGATCACGAAATTATCAATGACGTCTTAGAGAGTTTTGATCTTAAAGGACTGGAAAGCCGGAGAGCAGGCACCTTGAGTGATGGACAATTGCAACGAGTTTTAATTGCTAGAGCCATTGTTCAAGACACAGCATACATACTGATGGATGAGCCTAGCAGCCACCTAGACATCAACCATAAAGCCGATTTGCTACTGCTATTGAGAGATTACTGTCATGAAAAGGGGAAAACGATTATTTATGCGACGCACGAAATCCAACTGGCCTTGTCCTTAAGCGATGAAGTCGTAAGTATACATAAAGGCATCATAGCCCATCAATCTACTTTTGACTTTATGGCGTCTAACCAATTACAAAGCATTTTTCCATCAAAAAATGTGATTTTTGAGAATGGAAAGATGGCTTTTAGGTTTGAATAG
- a CDS encoding iron chelate uptake ABC transporter family permease subunit, which yields MKKQFIILSILLFVFFIADICLGTVYIKPQQVLDALLGLKNPDTSTTLRYIVTDLRLPRAIMAVLTGAGLAIAGLLMQTLFRNPLAGPFVLGISSGAGLGVALVIMGTTALGLGAISGFGIITASVIGSLAVLLLIILMSLRIKDTMGLLIVGLMVGSLSSAVVGILSYFSSSEELQRYVFWSLGSLGSINWDDLLIIGLLFVIAMLLLIWIIKPLNALLLGESYALSLGINIKKTRWIIIIITSILAGSITAFAGPIAFIGLAVPHLARLLLPTVNHKILIPTALLLGATLLLFCDLVSQLPFSNYSLPINAVTSLLGAPLIIWLIMRKRNLHF from the coding sequence TTGAAAAAACAATTCATCATACTCAGCATCCTGCTCTTCGTCTTCTTTATTGCAGACATTTGTCTAGGTACCGTCTATATAAAACCTCAACAGGTTTTGGATGCCTTATTAGGTCTTAAAAACCCAGATACCAGTACCACATTGAGGTACATCGTCACCGATTTGAGATTGCCTCGTGCGATCATGGCAGTACTTACTGGTGCTGGACTTGCCATTGCAGGATTACTCATGCAAACGCTGTTTAGGAATCCGCTGGCGGGTCCCTTTGTTCTAGGTATTTCTAGTGGCGCAGGATTAGGTGTGGCCCTTGTTATTATGGGCACAACAGCCTTAGGATTAGGCGCTATTTCTGGATTCGGGATCATTACAGCAAGTGTTATAGGAAGTCTAGCCGTATTGTTATTGATTATTCTGATGTCGCTCAGGATCAAAGACACTATGGGTTTATTGATTGTAGGGTTGATGGTAGGTAGTTTGAGTAGCGCTGTGGTAGGTATTTTAAGTTACTTCAGCAGTAGTGAAGAATTGCAGCGTTATGTTTTTTGGTCTTTAGGCAGTTTAGGAAGCATCAATTGGGATGATTTACTTATTATAGGTTTGTTGTTTGTAATTGCTATGCTCTTATTAATCTGGATCATCAAACCTTTGAATGCATTGCTATTAGGAGAAAGTTACGCACTTAGTTTAGGAATCAACATTAAGAAAACACGTTGGATCATCATTATCATCACCAGTATTCTAGCAGGTAGTATTACTGCTTTTGCTGGGCCTATTGCTTTTATAGGTCTTGCTGTACCACATTTAGCCCGACTCTTATTACCTACAGTGAATCACAAAATATTAATCCCTACTGCCTTATTATTAGGCGCTACACTCCTACTCTTTTGCGATCTGGTATCACAACTGCCCTTTTCGAACTATTCTTTACCTATTAACGCAGTTACCTCATTGCTAGGAGCGCCATTGATCATCTGGCTCATCATGAGAAAACGTAATCTTCACTTTTAA
- a CDS encoding NAD(P)/FAD-dependent oxidoreductase: MKKKVAIIGGGPAAFLLAAFLDAEKFSVTIYEKNKTSGRKFLVAGKGGFNLTHSEAVEQLIQRYTPDDFLANALSHFSNTDFRNWLDQIGIPTYIGSSKRVYPKKGIKPIEVLNAILKHLKEKSVVIKYEHTFSDWDQYGNVIINNQAISANYTVFSLGGSSWKVTGSDGGWLDTFSKKGIQTKAFQASNCGYHINWKADFIKKNEGTPLKNIAISCNNIVQKGEAVITTYGLEGNAIYGLSPQIREQLQTNSTARVYIDFKPSLTLEKIHSKIHLSKYRTTTDILKKELKLSTPAIDLLKTYLSKDSYLDTQSLAINIKEFSLEITHTTSLDEAISTVGGIDLKAVSDQFELKKLPHQFCVGEMLDWDAPTGGYLLQACASTGVFLADYLNKIR, encoded by the coding sequence ATGAAAAAAAAAGTTGCGATTATTGGTGGTGGGCCAGCAGCTTTTTTACTGGCTGCTTTTTTGGATGCTGAAAAGTTCTCGGTTACCATCTATGAGAAAAATAAAACTTCAGGTCGTAAATTTTTAGTTGCTGGCAAAGGTGGCTTTAATCTAACGCATTCAGAGGCGGTGGAACAATTGATCCAGAGGTATACCCCAGACGACTTTTTGGCCAATGCCCTATCTCATTTTAGCAATACTGATTTTAGAAATTGGCTCGATCAAATAGGTATTCCTACTTATATAGGAAGTAGTAAAAGAGTATACCCAAAGAAAGGTATCAAACCTATTGAAGTACTTAATGCTATTCTTAAACACCTTAAAGAAAAGAGCGTGGTCATAAAATATGAGCATACTTTTTCTGATTGGGATCAATATGGAAATGTGATTATTAATAACCAAGCTATTTCGGCAAATTATACGGTCTTTTCATTAGGAGGCTCCAGCTGGAAAGTCACAGGTTCTGATGGTGGGTGGCTGGATACTTTTTCAAAAAAAGGAATCCAAACCAAAGCTTTTCAAGCGTCCAACTGCGGTTATCACATCAATTGGAAAGCTGATTTTATAAAGAAGAATGAAGGCACACCTTTAAAAAACATTGCTATTTCTTGCAATAATATCGTTCAAAAAGGAGAAGCGGTTATTACAACATATGGATTAGAAGGAAACGCTATTTATGGACTGAGTCCGCAAATAAGAGAACAACTACAAACAAATTCCACTGCTCGTGTGTATATAGATTTTAAACCTTCATTAACTTTAGAAAAAATTCATTCTAAAATACACTTATCTAAGTATAGAACTACAACGGACATCCTAAAAAAAGAGCTCAAATTAAGTACTCCTGCCATTGACTTATTAAAAACATATTTATCTAAAGATTCTTATTTAGACACCCAATCATTGGCCATAAACATTAAAGAATTCTCTTTAGAAATAACGCATACAACAAGTTTAGACGAAGCAATTTCTACTGTTGGTGGCATAGATCTCAAAGCAGTATCAGACCAGTTTGAACTAAAAAAACTACCTCATCAATTTTGTGTTGGAGAAATGTTGGATTGGGATGCGCCTACTGGTGGTTATTTATTACAAGCTTGTGCAAGTACAGGTGTCTTTTTAGCTGATTATTTGAATAAGATTCGTTAA
- a CDS encoding ABC transporter substrate-binding protein — translation MKKTFLYLLIGCSILPSCKNENKIIENTVKKSDGSTYQNIEVNYAHGFQIQTTETGYDVTIMNPWPESAVNYPFKLVKNRGRKLVKEAGASLIIPIPIENIVLTSTTHIPPLVLLGEGKSLTGFPGTDYISAPEIRAFIESGKVKELGTNQLMNVESTILLEPDLVMGFSIDDSNPTYQKIEEAGIPVLYNGEWVEEHPLGKAEWIKLFGVLYGKEKEADSIFNAIEKEYLNTLKLIEKVEKPKVLSGATYKDQWYLPYGNSWQGKVLKDAGADYIYAATEGNGSLAYNIEKVLMDGREATYWIAPAQYTSYSKMLADNKSYALFDAFKNKQIYTHALTVGAKGGVTYYEEASMRPDLVLKDLVKILHPELLLDHELYFFKQLED, via the coding sequence ATGAAAAAGACTTTTCTATACCTTCTTATTGGTTGCTCTATTTTACCATCTTGTAAGAATGAGAACAAAATTATTGAAAATACTGTAAAGAAATCTGATGGTTCTACCTACCAAAATATCGAGGTAAACTATGCTCATGGTTTCCAGATTCAAACTACCGAGACCGGTTACGACGTGACCATAATGAATCCATGGCCAGAAAGCGCCGTCAATTACCCTTTTAAACTGGTTAAAAATAGAGGGAGGAAATTAGTTAAAGAAGCAGGTGCATCCCTAATCATTCCAATTCCTATAGAAAATATAGTCCTGACTTCCACTACTCACATTCCGCCATTAGTGTTATTAGGAGAAGGAAAATCCTTGACTGGTTTTCCAGGCACCGATTATATCAGTGCTCCAGAAATAAGAGCATTCATCGAATCTGGAAAAGTAAAAGAACTGGGGACCAACCAACTCATGAATGTAGAAAGCACCATACTACTAGAACCAGACCTGGTAATGGGTTTTAGCATCGATGACAGCAACCCCACCTATCAAAAAATAGAAGAGGCTGGTATTCCTGTGCTGTATAATGGAGAATGGGTAGAAGAACATCCATTAGGGAAAGCAGAATGGATCAAGCTTTTTGGCGTGTTATACGGTAAGGAAAAGGAAGCCGACAGCATTTTTAATGCTATAGAAAAAGAGTATTTAAACACCTTGAAACTTATTGAAAAGGTCGAAAAACCAAAAGTATTAAGCGGCGCGACTTATAAAGATCAATGGTATTTGCCTTACGGAAACTCTTGGCAAGGGAAGGTTTTAAAAGACGCAGGAGCAGATTATATTTATGCCGCAACAGAAGGAAATGGCTCTCTAGCCTATAACATAGAAAAAGTACTGATGGACGGTCGTGAAGCTACTTACTGGATCGCACCCGCACAATATACCAGTTATTCTAAAATGCTAGCAGACAATAAATCATACGCTCTTTTTGATGCTTTTAAAAACAAACAGATATATACTCATGCCCTTACTGTAGGTGCAAAAGGCGGAGTGACTTATTACGAAGAAGCCAGCATGAGACCAGATCTGGTTTTAAAAGATTTAGTTAAAATATTGCACCCAGAGCTACTTCTGGATCATGAATTGTATTTCTTTAAACAGCTGGAAGATTAA
- a CDS encoding TonB-dependent receptor plug domain-containing protein, translating to MKKQIIAWSAMIAVAVSGNAQVDSTATKLEEVIVTASSKFDLQRKDSGKPIIKITRADIEAQRASSIADLLNQYAGIEINGARSNAGQNQSYFIRGGNSRQVSFLIDGAQVNDPSNIAGDFDLRLVDLDQIEEIEILKGAASTLYGANASTAVINIKLRKAPTSGVRVNLASFVGTNNSSQQNTSGIDEYNNSVQLQGTAKNGLTYGVGLNHQSTNGLSAAESADENVVFDADQFNRVNLLSRIGYNNHKDFKLSSYLSFDEYVAEFDNGAFTDGDNETYSRQLRWGTNMNWKYSEKGELVYADVSTHTRRDNRSNFPSLFNADGYSLDLYNKYTFDLSEDSSLKTILGFNFNNQTYEDFSIPFGGTSFVQNANTDEVNFQIYDPYFNVVYLSGTGFNLNAGARYNLHSNYDGQLVYNLNPSYRFNVGNNTFKAYASYSTAYITPSLFQLYASGFGNEDLAPEDNATLEAGISWSKDQSSIGVSVFQREENNLVQFVTIDPVNFISQYQNVQEQLTARGVEVMGQTLLFDVLNLTANYSFTERDNVPQLRRIPKHKVNASARIEAFEGAFLTARYQYNHQRADAFFDLNTFSTQNVELESYQLVDLDATYKLKSKEVSFFLGVSNVLDDDFQEVVGFQTRGRNYKVGVRLGL from the coding sequence ATGAAAAAACAAATCATCGCCTGGAGCGCCATGATTGCAGTAGCTGTGTCGGGAAATGCACAAGTAGATTCTACTGCAACAAAACTGGAAGAAGTAATCGTTACGGCTTCGTCAAAATTTGACTTACAACGCAAAGACAGCGGTAAACCAATCATTAAAATTACAAGAGCAGACATCGAAGCTCAACGAGCCTCGAGTATTGCCGATCTTTTAAATCAGTACGCTGGAATAGAAATTAATGGTGCACGCAGTAATGCTGGACAGAATCAAAGTTACTTTATTAGAGGCGGAAATAGCCGTCAAGTTTCTTTCTTAATTGATGGAGCACAGGTAAATGACCCTAGCAATATCGCTGGAGATTTTGATTTAAGATTGGTAGATCTAGATCAAATTGAAGAAATCGAAATTTTAAAAGGTGCTGCGAGCACACTTTACGGAGCTAATGCCAGTACCGCTGTTATCAATATCAAATTGCGTAAAGCTCCTACATCTGGAGTGAGAGTGAATCTAGCTTCGTTTGTTGGGACCAATAATAGTAGCCAGCAAAATACTTCTGGAATAGACGAGTACAACAATAGTGTGCAACTGCAAGGAACTGCTAAAAATGGTCTTACTTATGGAGTAGGGTTGAATCATCAAAGCACCAACGGACTCAGTGCCGCAGAGAGTGCTGATGAAAATGTAGTCTTTGATGCGGACCAATTTAATCGCGTTAATCTTTTAAGCCGCATAGGTTATAACAACCATAAGGACTTCAAATTGAGCAGTTATTTGTCTTTTGATGAGTATGTAGCCGAATTTGATAACGGAGCCTTTACAGATGGCGATAATGAGACCTATAGCCGCCAATTACGATGGGGAACCAATATGAACTGGAAGTACTCTGAAAAAGGAGAACTGGTTTATGCAGACGTCAGTACCCATACTCGAAGGGATAACAGGAGTAATTTCCCATCTCTTTTCAATGCTGATGGATATTCGTTAGACCTTTATAATAAATACACTTTTGATTTATCTGAAGATTCTAGTTTAAAAACCATTCTAGGTTTTAATTTCAATAATCAGACCTATGAAGATTTTAGTATCCCATTCGGTGGTACTTCGTTCGTTCAAAATGCAAATACAGACGAGGTGAATTTCCAGATTTATGATCCTTATTTTAATGTAGTTTACTTGAGTGGTACTGGTTTTAATTTAAATGCAGGGGCACGCTACAACTTGCACAGTAATTACGATGGACAATTGGTTTACAACTTGAATCCATCCTATAGATTTAATGTTGGCAACAACACCTTTAAGGCCTATGCTTCCTATAGTACGGCATATATTACTCCATCATTATTCCAATTGTATGCAAGTGGTTTTGGAAATGAAGACCTAGCTCCAGAAGACAATGCAACTTTAGAAGCTGGAATTTCATGGAGTAAAGACCAATCAAGTATAGGGGTAAGTGTTTTTCAACGGGAAGAAAATAACCTGGTTCAGTTTGTTACTATTGATCCAGTCAATTTTATATCTCAATATCAAAATGTGCAGGAACAATTGACTGCTAGAGGAGTGGAAGTTATGGGGCAAACTCTTTTGTTTGATGTATTGAACCTAACAGCTAACTACTCCTTCACTGAAAGAGATAATGTGCCTCAATTGAGACGTATTCCTAAACATAAAGTAAATGCAAGTGCTCGAATTGAAGCTTTTGAAGGAGCTTTTTTAACGGCAAGATACCAATACAATCACCAGCGAGCTGATGCGTTTTTTGACCTGAACACTTTTAGTACGCAAAACGTAGAGTTAGAAAGCTACCAATTGGTGGATCTGGATGCGACTTATAAATTAAAATCTAAAGAAGTTAGCTTCTTTCTAGGCGTGTCTAATGTACTGGATGATGACTTTCAAGAAGTAGTAGGTTTCCAAACCAGAGGGCGGAATTATAAAGTAGGAGTTCGGTTAGGGCTTTAA
- a CDS encoding nucleoside triphosphate pyrophosphohydrolase family protein → MKKQIESVHKFHTAFKLGMNSSPVAHITERRNQLRFELMKEENEEYLEAAQNNDLVEVADALGDMLYILCGTIIEHGMQDVIEDVFDEIQQSNMSKLGADGLPIYREDGKVLKGPSYFKPNFEQILKKTLK, encoded by the coding sequence ATGAAGAAACAAATAGAAAGTGTCCATAAATTTCACACTGCCTTTAAACTAGGTATGAATAGCAGTCCTGTTGCACATATAACAGAGCGACGCAATCAATTGAGATTTGAATTGATGAAAGAAGAAAACGAAGAGTATTTAGAAGCTGCTCAAAATAACGACCTTGTTGAAGTGGCAGATGCCTTGGGGGATATGCTTTATATTCTTTGTGGAACCATTATAGAACACGGTATGCAGGATGTTATAGAAGATGTCTTTGATGAAATCCAGCAATCTAACATGTCTAAACTAGGCGCTGACGGCTTGCCTATATATCGTGAAGATGGAAAAGTGCTCAAGGGCCCTTCGTATTTTAAGCCTAATTTTGAACAGATCCTTAAGAAAACCCTTAAATAA